Proteins from a genomic interval of Salinivibrio kushneri:
- a CDS encoding YbaB/EbfC family nucleoid-associated protein, which translates to MFGKGGMGNMMKQAQQMQERMQKVQEEIASMEVTGEAGAGMVKVTMTGSHSIRRVDIDDSLMEDDKDMLEDLIAAAFNDAARRVEEQQKEKMADVTGGMQLPPGMKMPF; encoded by the coding sequence ATGTTTGGTAAAGGCGGCATGGGTAACATGATGAAGCAGGCGCAGCAAATGCAAGAGCGCATGCAGAAAGTACAAGAAGAAATTGCCAGCATGGAAGTGACAGGCGAAGCGGGCGCAGGCATGGTGAAAGTCACCATGACAGGCAGCCACAGCATCCGTCGTGTCGACATCGACGATAGCTTGATGGAAGATGATAAAGACATGCTGGAAGACTTGATCGCGGCCGCATTCAACGATGCTGCCCGTCGTGTTGAGGAGCAGCAAAAAGAGAAAATGGCGGACGTGACAGGCGGTATGCAGTTACCACCAGGCATGAAAATGCCATTTTAA
- the htpG gene encoding molecular chaperone HtpG produces MSVKTPEKHQFGSDTSKLLQLMIHSLYSNKEIFLRELVSNASDAADKLRFKALSAPELYESDGDLRVRLSFDSDAGTLTVSDNGIGMSRDDVIANLGTIAKSGTEEFLKQLNEDQSKDSNLIGQFGVGFYSAFIVADKVTVCTRAAGLAADEAVQWESTGEGEYTLEPISKAERGTEITLHLKDDEKEFLNDWRLREVIGKYSDHIGIPVEMWTQEKDEEGNETGEGKWEQVNKAQALWTRAKSDISADEYKEFYKHVSHDFAEPLTWSHNRVEGKNDYTSLLYIPSKAPWDLYNREHKHGLKLYVQRVFIMDDASQFMPSYLRFVRGLIDSNDLPLNVSREILQDNKITQSLRGACTKRVLSMLEKLAKNDAEKYQTFWREFGLVMKEGPAEDFSNKEKIAGLLRFASTHEDSAEQTVSLADYVSRMKEEQDKIYYITADSYNAAKHSPHLEQFKAKGIEVILMYDRIDEWLMSYLTEFDGKSFQAITKADLDLSQFDDEEAKAEREETEKAFASVIERVKSHLGERVKDVRTTFKLSGTPAVVVTDQFEMGTQMAKLLEAAGQQAPDVKYIFELNPEHDLVKRMADESDEQKFGTWVEMLLGQAMLAEKGSMDDPSDFLASVNQLLTKV; encoded by the coding sequence ATGAGCGTGAAAACCCCAGAAAAACATCAGTTTGGTTCTGATACTTCCAAATTGCTGCAGTTGATGATCCACTCTCTCTACTCAAACAAAGAGATTTTCCTGCGAGAGCTGGTGTCAAACGCGTCAGATGCTGCTGACAAGCTGCGCTTTAAAGCATTGTCCGCGCCAGAGCTTTATGAAAGCGACGGTGACCTGCGCGTTCGTCTTTCCTTTGATAGTGATGCCGGTACGTTAACTGTCTCAGACAATGGTATTGGTATGAGCCGTGATGACGTCATCGCTAACCTCGGTACCATTGCCAAATCTGGCACAGAAGAGTTTCTTAAACAGCTTAACGAAGATCAAAGCAAAGACTCGAACCTGATTGGCCAATTCGGGGTCGGTTTTTACTCTGCCTTTATTGTCGCTGACAAGGTAACCGTGTGCACTCGCGCGGCGGGTCTTGCGGCCGACGAGGCAGTGCAGTGGGAGTCAACCGGTGAAGGTGAGTATACCCTAGAGCCTATCAGCAAAGCAGAGCGTGGCACTGAAATTACGCTGCATCTTAAAGACGACGAGAAAGAATTCCTCAATGATTGGCGTCTCCGTGAGGTGATCGGTAAATACTCCGACCATATCGGTATACCGGTAGAAATGTGGACGCAAGAGAAAGACGAGGAAGGTAACGAGACGGGCGAAGGTAAGTGGGAACAAGTCAACAAAGCGCAAGCGCTTTGGACCCGTGCTAAGTCAGATATCTCGGCAGACGAATACAAAGAGTTCTATAAACATGTGTCCCATGACTTCGCCGAACCGCTGACCTGGAGCCATAACCGCGTCGAAGGTAAAAACGACTACACCAGCTTGTTGTATATCCCGTCCAAAGCCCCATGGGATCTTTACAACCGCGAGCACAAACATGGACTGAAACTCTATGTACAACGCGTCTTTATCATGGATGATGCGTCACAGTTCATGCCAAGCTACTTGCGCTTTGTCCGTGGTTTGATTGACTCTAACGATTTACCACTTAACGTCTCGCGTGAAATTCTGCAAGACAACAAGATCACGCAGTCACTGCGTGGTGCATGTACCAAGCGTGTGTTGTCGATGCTAGAAAAACTGGCTAAAAACGATGCGGAGAAGTATCAGACGTTTTGGCGTGAATTTGGCTTGGTGATGAAAGAAGGGCCAGCGGAAGATTTCAGCAATAAAGAAAAAATTGCTGGCTTGCTGCGCTTTGCCTCAACGCATGAAGACAGCGCTGAGCAGACCGTCTCCTTGGCCGACTACGTGTCGCGCATGAAAGAAGAGCAAGACAAGATCTACTATATCACCGCGGATAGCTACAATGCGGCCAAGCACAGCCCGCACTTGGAGCAGTTTAAAGCCAAAGGCATCGAAGTTATCTTGATGTATGACCGCATCGATGAGTGGTTGATGAGCTACCTGACCGAGTTTGATGGTAAGTCGTTCCAGGCAATCACCAAGGCAGACCTCGATCTGAGCCAATTCGATGATGAAGAAGCAAAAGCAGAGCGTGAAGAAACCGAAAAAGCCTTTGCGTCTGTGATTGAGCGAGTAAAATCGCACCTAGGTGAGCGTGTTAAAGATGTGCGTACCACCTTTAAGCTCTCTGGCACACCGGCGGTGGTAGTGACCGATCAGTTTGAGATGGGCACGCAAATGGCGAAGCTTCTTGAGGCGGCTGGTCAGCAAGCGCCTGATGTGAAGTACATCTTTGAACTGAACCCAGAGCACGATCTGGTTAAGCGCATGGCGGATGAGAGCGATGAGCAAAAATTCGGTACCTGGGTAGAAATGCTGCTGGGTCAAGCGATGCTGGCAGAGAAAGGCAGCATGGACGATCCGTCAGACTTCTTGGCCTCGGTCAACCAGCTTCTGACTAAGGTATAA
- the dnaX gene encoding DNA polymerase III subunit gamma/tau translates to MSYQVLARKWRPHNFESVAGQSHVLTALANALDHDRLHHAYLFSGTRGVGKTTIARIFAKGLNCEQGVSSSPCGQCATCREIDEGRYVDLLEIDAASRTKVEDTRELLDNVQYKPARGRYKVYLIDEVHMLSRHSFNALLKTLEEPPEYVKFLLATTDPQKLPVTILSRCLQFHLKHFDASQIQTQLEHILDQEGVEAESRALMLLSRAAEGSMRDALSLTDQAIALGNGQISTQAVAEMLGTLSTDNALLLLEALANHDAVELMNMLTQIAHVGVEWDGLLKELASQLHHVALAQALPQTHDDDSGEQARIHALASRLAPQDVQLCYQMALQGRQDLPYAPDGRAGLEMVLLRMLAFQPVKTVPYEPATISVPTHDPASVSQQPTKKDPSQALNALKAQVSSASVASPNQVPPSHAPQQPMAKTGAEEPSIDASGSGARDASVVEQSQPVVEDSVPDAASASEPSASSPASSLIQARNQLRSRMKRQADKTGDGVKKTGRTPAKTDALSVLDRVATAAESASPVSAPAHQTGNSTSAPQQTSHGNTMSSEPYQWRPTQTVSQSPEVVPTLTPKSIKQALEHEKTPAMRDKLVEETNAQDPWCALADSLDVERLVKQMALNAAMSQQGEQVQLILRPDQSHLNTEKAQQQLTQALTTALGAPITLEVQLGESGITPLERREQLYQQKLAQATHSLHNDPNVTFMLQRFAAELEEDSIRPI, encoded by the coding sequence ATGAGCTACCAAGTTCTCGCACGTAAGTGGCGACCCCATAATTTTGAGTCTGTTGCTGGTCAAAGTCATGTGCTCACGGCCTTGGCCAATGCGTTGGATCATGACCGCTTGCACCACGCATACTTGTTTAGTGGTACTCGCGGTGTGGGTAAAACCACTATTGCGCGTATTTTTGCCAAAGGGCTTAATTGTGAGCAGGGCGTGTCGTCATCGCCATGTGGACAGTGCGCAACCTGCCGTGAGATCGACGAGGGCCGGTACGTTGACTTGCTGGAGATTGATGCCGCTTCTCGTACCAAGGTAGAAGACACGCGAGAGCTGCTCGATAACGTCCAGTACAAGCCTGCACGTGGCCGTTATAAGGTGTACCTGATTGATGAGGTACACATGCTGTCGCGCCACAGCTTTAATGCATTGTTAAAAACGTTAGAAGAGCCGCCCGAATACGTGAAGTTTTTGCTGGCGACCACGGATCCACAAAAGCTACCGGTCACCATTTTATCGCGTTGCTTGCAGTTTCATTTAAAGCATTTTGACGCCAGTCAGATCCAAACGCAGCTAGAGCATATTCTTGATCAAGAAGGTGTCGAGGCAGAGTCACGTGCGTTAATGCTATTGTCACGGGCGGCGGAAGGCAGTATGCGCGACGCCTTGAGCTTGACTGATCAGGCGATTGCGCTGGGAAATGGCCAAATTAGCACCCAAGCAGTGGCAGAGATGCTAGGGACACTGAGTACCGATAACGCACTCTTACTCCTTGAAGCCTTGGCGAACCATGATGCGGTCGAGTTGATGAACATGCTGACGCAGATTGCGCACGTCGGGGTGGAATGGGATGGCTTACTCAAAGAGTTAGCCAGTCAGCTTCACCATGTGGCGTTGGCTCAAGCACTGCCTCAGACGCATGATGACGACAGTGGTGAGCAAGCACGGATCCACGCCTTGGCCTCGCGACTTGCGCCACAAGATGTGCAGCTGTGTTACCAAATGGCACTGCAAGGACGGCAAGACCTGCCTTACGCCCCTGATGGGCGGGCGGGATTAGAAATGGTCTTGCTGCGTATGTTGGCGTTTCAGCCGGTCAAAACCGTGCCGTATGAACCGGCTACCATATCGGTGCCGACACATGATCCCGCTTCTGTGTCACAGCAGCCGACAAAAAAAGATCCTTCGCAAGCGCTGAATGCATTAAAAGCGCAGGTCTCATCGGCCAGTGTGGCGTCGCCAAACCAAGTGCCACCAAGCCATGCGCCTCAGCAGCCGATGGCAAAGACTGGCGCGGAGGAGCCCAGCATAGATGCGTCCGGCAGTGGGGCACGTGACGCGAGTGTCGTCGAGCAAAGCCAACCGGTGGTCGAAGACTCGGTGCCGGATGCAGCGTCCGCGAGTGAGCCATCTGCCTCTTCGCCTGCCTCTAGCCTTATCCAGGCGCGTAATCAGCTGCGTAGTCGTATGAAACGTCAAGCTGATAAAACGGGAGATGGGGTAAAAAAGACGGGACGGACACCGGCCAAGACTGATGCGTTATCTGTGCTCGATCGCGTAGCGACGGCGGCAGAGAGTGCATCGCCTGTGTCCGCCCCGGCGCATCAAACGGGCAATTCGACGTCAGCCCCCCAGCAGACATCGCATGGAAATACGATGTCGTCAGAGCCTTATCAATGGCGTCCTACCCAGACTGTGTCACAATCGCCTGAGGTCGTACCAACCCTGACCCCTAAGTCGATAAAGCAGGCGCTAGAGCATGAAAAAACGCCTGCCATGCGTGACAAACTGGTGGAGGAAACCAATGCGCAAGATCCTTGGTGTGCACTGGCAGACAGCTTGGACGTAGAGCGATTGGTCAAGCAAATGGCACTCAACGCGGCCATGTCCCAGCAAGGTGAGCAGGTACAGCTTATCTTACGCCCGGATCAATCGCACTTGAATACCGAAAAAGCCCAGCAGCAATTAACTCAGGCCTTGACGACGGCATTGGGTGCCCCCATAACCTTAGAGGTACAGCTCGGGGAATCGGGAATCACACCGTTAGAGCGGCGAGAGCAGCTCTATCAACAAAAATTAGCGCAGGCGACACACAGCCTGCATAATGATCCGAATGTCACTTTTATGCTTCAACGCTTTGCGGCGGAGTTAGAGGAAGACAGCATTCGACCAATTTAA
- the adk gene encoding adenylate kinase: MRIILLGAPGAGKGTQAQFIMEKYGIPQISTGDMLRAAIKAGTELGLKAKAVIDAGELVSDDIILGLVKERISQDDCANGFLLDGFPRTIPQADGLKEIGVAIDYVLEFDVPDDVIVERMSGRRAHLASGRTYHVVYNPPKVEGKDDVTGEELVVRDDDKEETVRARLNVYHNQTAPLIAYYKKEADAGNTQFVTFDGTQAVEQVSVEIQKVLG, from the coding sequence ATGCGCATCATTCTGTTGGGTGCACCGGGCGCGGGTAAAGGGACGCAAGCGCAGTTCATCATGGAAAAATACGGGATTCCGCAGATTTCTACGGGTGACATGCTGCGCGCCGCGATTAAAGCGGGCACTGAGCTTGGTTTAAAAGCCAAAGCGGTTATTGATGCTGGCGAATTGGTGTCTGATGACATCATTCTTGGCTTGGTTAAAGAGCGTATCTCGCAAGATGATTGTGCCAACGGCTTCTTGCTAGATGGGTTCCCACGCACCATTCCTCAAGCTGATGGACTGAAAGAGATCGGTGTTGCGATCGATTACGTACTCGAATTCGACGTTCCGGATGACGTAATTGTTGAGCGTATGAGTGGTCGCCGTGCTCACCTTGCTTCAGGCCGTACTTATCACGTTGTTTACAACCCACCGAAAGTGGAAGGAAAAGACGACGTGACTGGCGAGGAGCTAGTGGTACGTGATGACGATAAAGAAGAGACAGTGCGCGCACGGTTGAATGTGTATCATAACCAAACCGCACCTCTGATTGCTTACTACAAAAAAGAAGCGGATGCTGGTAACACTCAGTTTGTGACCTTCGATGGTACACAAGCCGTGGAGCAGGTGAGCGTAGAGATCCAAAAGGTACTCGGCTAA
- a CDS encoding YbaN family protein, which translates to MQQAPTAAWRWLWNGLGWLWVALGAAGAFLPVLPTTPFLLLASGCFMRGSPRIANWLHAHPTFGPILTDWYQKRAISRKVKRRATVMIVASFSFSIYIVGAMWLKALLITCLIVLLCWFLRLPETESVAGSAENS; encoded by the coding sequence ATGCAGCAAGCACCGACAGCCGCATGGCGTTGGTTATGGAACGGATTAGGGTGGTTATGGGTCGCGCTGGGGGCGGCAGGCGCCTTTTTGCCGGTACTCCCGACCACGCCGTTTTTGCTGCTCGCCAGTGGTTGCTTTATGCGAGGCTCTCCTCGTATCGCTAACTGGCTCCATGCCCACCCCACGTTTGGACCGATATTGACCGATTGGTACCAAAAGCGCGCGATTAGTCGCAAAGTAAAACGACGCGCGACCGTCATGATAGTGGCAAGTTTCAGTTTCTCCATTTATATCGTCGGGGCGATGTGGCTGAAAGCGTTACTGATTACCTGCCTAATTGTGCTCTTATGCTGGTTTCTCCGCCTACCTGAAACGGAATCTGTTGCTGGCTCGGCCGAAAATTCATAA
- a CDS encoding inosine/guanosine kinase, producing MKFPGQRKSKHYFPVHARDPLLNPASERGFKRPHVIGIDQTLVDIEAKVSDDFLERYGLSKGHSLVIDDERAEALYQELKDNNLVTHEFAGGTIGNTLHNYSALADDQSILLGVMSQDIRIGSYSYRYLCNTSSRMDLNYLQPVQGPIGRCYALIGDCGERTFAINEGLMNQLRPESIPEHIFEHASALVLTAYLVRCKDGDPMPDATMRAIEYAKKHNVPVVMTLGTKYVIEQNPQWWRDFLAEHVSVVAMNEDEGEALTGESDPLLAADAALQWVDMVLCTAGPIGLYMAGYSEDKAKRETSLPLLPGAIPEFNMYEFSRPMIKADCENPIKIYSHIAPYMGGPERIKNTNGAGDGALSALLHDMSANRYHRDNVPNSSKHQYPFLTYSSFSQVCKYANRVSYEVLAQHSPRLSRGLPEREDSLEEAYWER from the coding sequence ATGAAATTTCCAGGACAACGTAAGTCTAAACACTACTTTCCGGTTCATGCCCGGGATCCTTTGCTTAACCCTGCCAGTGAGCGTGGCTTTAAACGCCCTCATGTGATTGGCATTGACCAAACCTTGGTGGATATAGAAGCAAAAGTGAGTGATGACTTCCTGGAGCGCTATGGTTTGAGCAAAGGCCACTCGTTAGTGATTGACGATGAACGGGCTGAAGCCTTGTATCAAGAGCTCAAAGACAACAATTTGGTGACGCATGAATTTGCGGGCGGCACCATTGGTAATACCTTACATAACTATTCCGCCTTGGCTGATGATCAATCCATTCTGCTTGGCGTGATGAGTCAGGATATTCGCATTGGTAGCTACTCTTATCGCTATTTATGCAATACATCCAGCCGCATGGATCTCAACTATCTGCAACCTGTCCAAGGCCCGATTGGCCGTTGTTACGCGCTGATTGGCGATTGCGGTGAGCGTACCTTTGCTATCAACGAAGGTTTAATGAACCAGCTCCGTCCTGAGTCGATTCCTGAACATATCTTTGAGCATGCGTCAGCCTTAGTCCTGACAGCCTATCTGGTACGTTGCAAGGACGGTGATCCGATGCCGGACGCGACCATGCGTGCCATCGAGTATGCCAAAAAGCATAACGTGCCTGTAGTGATGACGCTGGGCACCAAGTATGTGATTGAACAAAATCCACAATGGTGGCGTGATTTTCTGGCTGAACACGTCAGTGTGGTGGCGATGAACGAAGATGAGGGCGAAGCGCTCACGGGTGAAAGTGATCCTCTGCTCGCGGCCGACGCCGCCTTACAATGGGTGGATATGGTGCTTTGCACCGCCGGCCCGATTGGCTTGTACATGGCGGGTTATAGTGAAGATAAAGCCAAACGCGAAACCTCACTGCCTTTATTACCCGGCGCCATTCCCGAGTTCAATATGTATGAGTTTAGCCGCCCAATGATCAAAGCCGATTGCGAAAATCCGATCAAAATTTATTCGCACATTGCGCCATACATGGGTGGACCAGAACGGATCAAAAACACCAATGGTGCGGGTGACGGTGCGCTGTCGGCGTTGCTGCACGATATGTCAGCGAATCGTTACCACCGTGATAACGTGCCTAATTCGAGCAAACATCAGTACCCATTTTTGACTTACTCTTCGTTTTCTCAGGTGTGCAAATACGCTAACCGTGTTAGCTATGAGGTGCTGGCGCAGCACTCTCCGCGCTTGTCACGTGGCTTGCCGGAGCGCGAAGATAGCTTGGAAGAGGCTTACTGGGAACGTTAA
- the hemH gene encoding ferrochelatase, with protein MTEKHNQVGVLLVNLGTPDAPTSSSVKRFLSEFLHDHRVVDLTRWLWCPLLHGVILPVRSPKVAKLYQSVWMDEGSPLMVYATRQRDALANKSGLPVALGMTYGSPSITDGIEKLQQQGCEKVMVLPLYPQYSATTTAAVFDKVAKSLKGRPLLPELRFVHHYHDHPAYQSALADSVQRHWDKHGKGDLLLCSYHGIPQRFADNGDPYPQHCEQTTALLQAELGLPDQAIMMSYQSRFGREEWLKPYTDKTLEALPAKGVKTLDIMTPAFSSDCLETLEEIAGECRDIFLEAGGEAFRFIPCLNDDEAHIELMATLVAEHTQGW; from the coding sequence ATGACCGAAAAGCATAACCAAGTTGGCGTACTTCTGGTCAACCTGGGAACCCCAGATGCGCCTACTTCTTCTTCTGTAAAGCGCTTTTTATCTGAATTTCTGCATGATCATCGGGTGGTCGATTTAACGCGTTGGTTGTGGTGCCCACTGCTGCATGGTGTGATTCTCCCGGTACGCTCTCCCAAGGTGGCTAAGCTCTATCAAAGTGTTTGGATGGACGAGGGCTCACCGCTGATGGTGTATGCCACACGCCAGCGTGATGCCTTAGCCAACAAGTCGGGATTACCCGTTGCCCTAGGAATGACCTATGGTTCCCCGTCGATTACGGATGGTATAGAGAAACTGCAGCAACAAGGCTGTGAAAAGGTCATGGTTTTGCCCTTGTATCCGCAATACTCTGCGACCACCACCGCCGCGGTATTTGATAAAGTTGCCAAATCCCTCAAAGGACGCCCCTTGCTGCCTGAGCTTCGCTTTGTGCATCACTATCACGATCATCCAGCATATCAATCCGCATTGGCAGACTCCGTGCAGCGACACTGGGATAAGCATGGCAAGGGCGATCTCTTACTGTGTTCATACCATGGGATCCCGCAACGCTTTGCCGATAACGGCGATCCGTACCCGCAACACTGTGAACAAACCACAGCATTGTTGCAGGCGGAACTCGGGCTCCCCGATCAGGCGATCATGATGAGCTACCAATCGCGTTTTGGGCGTGAAGAATGGCTTAAGCCTTACACGGATAAAACCTTGGAAGCGCTGCCCGCGAAAGGGGTTAAAACCCTCGATATCATGACGCCAGCCTTTTCTTCTGACTGTTTGGAAACCTTGGAAGAAATTGCTGGCGAGTGTCGGGATATCTTTCTAGAAGCGGGTGGCGAAGCCTTTCGTTTTATCCCATGCTTAAACGATGATGAGGCGCATATTGAGTTAATGGCGACGCTGGTGGCAGAGCATACCCAAGGGTGGTAG
- the recR gene encoding recombination mediator RecR — translation MRTSQLLEQLMDSLRCLPGVGPKSAQRMAYHLLQRNRQGGLALAQALSTAMTDIGHCSQCRTFTEQDVCAICDNPKRQETGLICVVESPADISAVEATGQYAGRYFVLMGHLSPLDGIGPADIGLDVLEKRLQHEPIQELILATNPTVEGEATAQYIAELCQEHQVGASRIAHGVPMGGELELVDGTTLSHSIIGRQQLKYR, via the coding sequence ATGCGCACCAGCCAGTTACTTGAACAACTGATGGACTCGCTGCGTTGTTTGCCCGGGGTGGGCCCTAAATCAGCGCAGCGGATGGCCTACCACCTATTGCAACGAAATCGCCAAGGTGGACTGGCTCTCGCGCAAGCACTGAGCACGGCAATGACAGACATTGGCCACTGCAGCCAATGTCGAACCTTTACCGAGCAAGACGTGTGTGCGATTTGCGATAACCCGAAACGCCAAGAAACCGGGTTGATCTGTGTGGTTGAAAGCCCGGCAGACATTTCGGCCGTCGAGGCGACTGGGCAGTACGCTGGGCGCTATTTTGTCTTGATGGGGCATCTGTCACCGCTTGATGGCATTGGTCCGGCAGACATTGGCCTTGATGTGCTAGAAAAGCGTTTGCAGCACGAACCGATTCAAGAGCTTATTTTGGCGACCAATCCAACGGTGGAAGGCGAGGCGACGGCGCAATACATCGCTGAGCTTTGCCAAGAGCACCAAGTGGGTGCCAGCCGTATCGCACATGGCGTGCCCATGGGCGGCGAGCTTGAACTGGTCGACGGTACGACACTGTCTCATTCGATTATCGGTCGCCAGCAGTTGAAATATCGCTAG
- the apt gene encoding adenine phosphoribosyltransferase gives MSTDSLNVIKQSIQTIPDYPKPGILFRDVTSLMEDPAAYQATIDALVAQYRDHGFTKVIGTESRGFLFGAPLALALGLPFVPVRKPGKLPRAVISENYQLEYGEDTLEIHRDAIGEGDKVLVIDDLLATGGTIEATVKLVRRLGGTVEHAGFVISLPDIGGEEKLAALGINVYSLCEFAGH, from the coding sequence ATGAGCACCGACAGCTTGAATGTCATCAAACAAAGTATTCAAACCATCCCAGATTACCCCAAACCTGGCATCTTATTTCGCGATGTCACCAGCTTAATGGAAGACCCTGCTGCCTACCAAGCGACAATTGACGCCTTGGTGGCACAATATCGCGATCATGGATTTACCAAGGTGATTGGTACCGAGTCACGTGGCTTTTTATTCGGTGCGCCTCTGGCGCTTGCGCTAGGGCTCCCGTTTGTGCCAGTTCGCAAACCTGGCAAATTGCCACGCGCGGTGATCAGCGAAAACTACCAGCTGGAATACGGTGAAGATACCCTGGAAATCCATCGTGATGCGATTGGTGAGGGGGATAAAGTGCTGGTGATTGATGATCTACTGGCGACAGGCGGCACTATAGAAGCCACCGTGAAGTTGGTGCGCCGTTTAGGTGGCACCGTAGAACACGCTGGCTTTGTGATAAGCTTGCCGGATATCGGCGGGGAAGAAAAACTGGCCGCGCTTGGGATCAACGTTTATAGCTTGTGCGAATTTGCCGGTCATTAA
- the asnB gene encoding asparagine synthase B, protein MCSIFGALDIKTDSQQLREVALKMSKTMRHRGPDWSGIYSSEKAILVHERLAIVDLNSGAQPLYNQNQTQALAVNGEIYNHKELRAEFAPDYPFQTESDCEIILALYQEKGPELLDYLNGIFAFILYDEEQDAYLIGRDHIGIIPLYHGHDEHGNYYVASEMKALAPICKTISEFPPGHFLWSKQGEPVRYYKRAWMEYDGVKNSTTDKAALKEALEKAVHRQLMTDVPYGVLLSGGLDSSVISAVTKQYAANRIEDDDQSQAWWPRLHSFAIGLEGAPDLKAAKEVADHLGTVHHEFTYSIQEGLDAIRDVVYHIETYDVTTIRASTPMYLMSRKIRAMGIKMVLSGEGADEVFGGYLYFHKAPNAQEFHEETVRKLLALNMFDCARANKSMAAWGVEARVPFLDKEFLEVAMQIKPDDKMCGDGKMEKHIIRECFGDLLPESVAWRQKEQFSDGVGYGWIDTLKAIADEKVSDQQLATAAFRFPYNTPTTKEAYMYREIFAELFPLEDAAKCVPGGPSIACSSAKAIEWDESFKNQADPSGRAVRNVHEKAYQ, encoded by the coding sequence ATGTGTTCAATTTTTGGAGCGCTTGACATCAAAACCGACTCGCAACAATTGCGGGAAGTCGCGTTAAAAATGTCGAAGACCATGCGTCACCGTGGCCCAGACTGGTCAGGGATTTATTCGTCTGAAAAAGCGATTCTCGTCCATGAGCGCCTTGCGATTGTCGATCTTAACAGTGGGGCACAACCACTTTATAACCAAAACCAAACTCAAGCCCTCGCAGTCAACGGTGAGATCTACAATCACAAAGAGCTCCGCGCTGAGTTTGCCCCCGACTACCCGTTTCAAACCGAGTCTGACTGCGAAATTATTCTCGCCCTATATCAAGAGAAAGGCCCAGAGTTACTCGATTACCTCAACGGTATCTTTGCCTTTATTTTGTATGATGAGGAGCAAGATGCGTATTTAATTGGTCGTGATCATATTGGCATTATCCCGCTTTATCATGGCCACGATGAGCACGGCAACTATTACGTCGCGTCTGAGATGAAGGCGCTAGCCCCTATTTGTAAAACCATTAGTGAGTTCCCTCCGGGTCACTTTTTATGGAGCAAGCAAGGCGAGCCCGTCCGCTATTACAAACGCGCATGGATGGAATACGATGGCGTAAAAAACAGCACCACGGATAAGGCGGCACTCAAAGAAGCCCTAGAGAAAGCAGTTCATCGCCAATTGATGACGGATGTGCCTTATGGTGTATTGCTGTCCGGCGGGTTGGACTCATCGGTGATTTCCGCAGTGACCAAACAGTATGCCGCCAACCGCATCGAGGATGACGACCAAAGCCAAGCATGGTGGCCACGTTTGCACTCGTTTGCTATCGGCCTGGAAGGGGCGCCGGATTTGAAGGCTGCCAAAGAGGTCGCTGATCACCTTGGCACCGTTCACCACGAGTTTACCTACAGCATTCAAGAAGGCTTGGATGCCATCCGCGACGTGGTGTATCACATCGAGACCTATGATGTGACCACTATCCGAGCATCAACGCCTATGTATCTGATGTCACGTAAAATCCGTGCGATGGGGATCAAAATGGTGCTCTCAGGAGAAGGCGCCGATGAGGTGTTTGGCGGCTACTTATATTTCCACAAAGCGCCTAACGCTCAAGAATTCCACGAGGAAACCGTTCGCAAGCTGCTTGCGCTCAACATGTTTGATTGCGCCCGCGCAAACAAATCGATGGCCGCCTGGGGCGTTGAAGCGCGTGTGCCCTTCTTGGATAAAGAGTTTTTGGAAGTAGCGATGCAAATCAAGCCAGACGATAAAATGTGCGGTGACGGCAAAATGGAAAAACACATTATTCGTGAGTGCTTCGGGGATCTGTTACCAGAGTCGGTGGCATGGCGTCAAAAAGAGCAGTTTAGCGATGGGGTCGGTTACGGCTGGATTGACACCTTAAAAGCCATTGCCGATGAAAAAGTCAGCGATCAACAGTTAGCAACCGCCGCGTTCCGTTTCCCATACAACACGCCGACGACCAAAGAAGCGTATATGTATCGTGAAATTTTCGCCGAACTCTTCCCTCTGGAAGATGCCGCGAAGTGTGTTCCTGGTGGCCCGTCGATCGCCTGCTCCAGTGCTAAAGCGATTGAATGGGATGAATCGTTCAAAAACCAAGCTGATCCATCAGGTCGTGCGGTCCGCAACGTACACGAAAAAGCGTATCAATAA